The Streptomyces sp. NBC_00344 genome includes a window with the following:
- a CDS encoding deoxyguanosinetriphosphate triphosphohydrolase, translated as MAGTAYTSTDFERWDTEPDKRPGRTAFQRDRARVLHSAALRRLAGKTQVVTPGSRSSVWDSSPRTRLTHSLECAQVGRELGDALGCDPDLVEAACLAHDLGHPPFGHNGELALNEFAEDCGGFEGNAQSLRLLTRLEPKRFVRDPDSGELVSAGLNLTRAALDAATKYPWTRGAHPTEPGSGKFGVYEDDLPVFEWARRGAPADRKCFEAQVMDWSDDVAYSVHDVEDGLHAGHIDPDCLNSGPERAEIMAVAIGRYVPEDTEPEELAAALDRLLAQDWWPHGYDGTAVAQARLKDATSQLIGRFCLAAETATRRAYGDGPLTRYAAELVVPHGARLECAVLKALADRYVMQREEQELLRVDQRIVLAELAAALTTRAPDGLDPQFRALFEAASGERGRKRVIVDQIGSLTDASARSLHARLTGRH; from the coding sequence ATGGCAGGCACCGCGTACACCTCGACCGACTTCGAACGCTGGGACACCGAGCCGGACAAGCGACCGGGCCGGACCGCCTTTCAGCGCGACCGCGCGCGGGTGCTGCACTCCGCCGCGCTGCGCCGTCTCGCGGGCAAGACCCAGGTGGTGACACCCGGTTCCCGCAGTTCCGTCTGGGACTCGAGCCCGCGCACCCGCCTCACGCATTCCCTGGAATGCGCCCAGGTCGGCAGGGAGCTGGGTGACGCACTCGGCTGCGACCCGGACCTCGTCGAAGCGGCCTGTCTCGCCCACGACCTGGGGCACCCGCCGTTCGGCCACAACGGGGAGCTGGCGCTCAACGAGTTCGCCGAGGACTGCGGGGGCTTCGAGGGCAATGCGCAGTCGCTGCGGCTGCTGACACGCCTCGAGCCCAAGAGATTCGTGCGCGACCCGGACAGCGGGGAACTGGTCAGCGCGGGACTCAATCTCACCCGCGCCGCCCTGGACGCCGCCACCAAGTACCCCTGGACGCGCGGCGCGCACCCCACCGAACCGGGCTCCGGGAAGTTCGGGGTGTACGAGGACGACCTGCCGGTCTTCGAGTGGGCGAGACGGGGCGCCCCCGCGGACCGGAAGTGTTTCGAGGCGCAGGTCATGGACTGGTCGGACGACGTGGCGTACTCCGTCCACGATGTCGAGGACGGGCTGCACGCCGGGCACATCGACCCCGACTGCCTCAACTCCGGGCCGGAGCGGGCCGAGATCATGGCGGTGGCCATCGGCCGCTACGTACCGGAGGACACTGAACCCGAAGAGCTCGCAGCCGCGCTCGACCGGCTCCTCGCCCAGGACTGGTGGCCGCACGGATACGACGGGACGGCTGTCGCGCAGGCGCGGCTGAAGGACGCGACCAGCCAGCTCATCGGCCGCTTCTGTCTGGCCGCCGAAACCGCCACCCGCCGGGCGTACGGCGACGGGCCGCTCACCAGATACGCGGCCGAACTCGTCGTCCCGCACGGTGCACGGCTGGAATGCGCCGTACTCAAGGCACTCGCCGACCGCTACGTCATGCAGCGCGAGGAACAGGAGCTGCTCCGCGTCGACCAGCGCATCGTCCTCGCCGAGCTCGCAGCGGCGCTCACCACCCGCGCACCGGACGGCCTGGACCCGCAGTTCCGGGCGCTGTTCGAAGCGGCGTCCGGCGAACGCGGCCGCAAACGGGTGATCGTCGACCAGATCGGCTCATTGACCGACGCGTCGGCACGTTCTCTGCACGCGCGACTGACCGGCCGTCACTGA
- a CDS encoding NAD(P)/FAD-dependent oxidoreductase, which produces MVDAHQTFVIIGGGLAGAKAAETLRSDGFTGRVILIGDERDHPYERPPLSKGYLAGKDERDSVYVHEPAWYAQADIELHLGQTVVTVDRDAKAVRLGDGTAIHYDKLLLATGAEPRRLDIPGTDLAGVHHLRRLAHADRLKQVLASLGRDNGHLVIAGAGWIGLEVAAAARGYGAEVTVVEPNQTPLHSVIGPEVGQIFTDLHAQHGVRFHFGARLTEITGQDGMVLAVQTDDGTEHPAHDVLAAIGAAPRTSLAEAAGLEMTDRGHGGGIAVDASLRTSDPDIYAAGDAAAVQHPLLGTRLRVEHWANALNSGPAAARAMLGQEVSYDRIPYFFSDQYDLGLEYSGWAPPGAYDQVLIRGDAGKREFIAFWMKDRRVLAAMNVNVWDVTDQLQRLIRSGAQLDPEAVADPSVGLETLGS; this is translated from the coding sequence GTGGTCGACGCACATCAGACGTTCGTCATCATCGGCGGAGGGCTCGCGGGGGCGAAGGCCGCCGAAACCCTCCGCTCCGATGGGTTCACGGGTCGCGTGATCCTCATCGGGGACGAGCGCGACCACCCCTATGAGCGCCCACCCCTTTCCAAGGGATACCTGGCGGGCAAGGACGAGCGGGACAGCGTCTACGTCCACGAACCGGCCTGGTACGCACAGGCGGACATCGAACTGCACCTCGGCCAGACGGTCGTCACGGTCGACCGCGACGCCAAGGCGGTACGGCTCGGCGACGGCACCGCGATCCACTACGACAAACTGCTGCTGGCCACCGGTGCGGAGCCGCGGCGCCTCGACATCCCCGGCACCGACCTCGCGGGCGTCCATCATCTGCGCCGGCTCGCCCATGCCGACCGGCTGAAGCAGGTCCTCGCGTCCCTGGGACGCGACAACGGACACCTGGTGATCGCCGGCGCGGGCTGGATCGGCCTGGAGGTGGCCGCGGCAGCGCGCGGCTACGGCGCCGAGGTCACCGTCGTGGAGCCGAACCAGACGCCACTGCACTCGGTCATCGGTCCGGAGGTCGGCCAGATCTTCACCGATCTGCACGCCCAGCACGGAGTCCGCTTCCACTTCGGTGCCCGCCTCACCGAGATCACCGGGCAGGACGGCATGGTCCTGGCCGTCCAGACCGACGACGGCACGGAACACCCGGCCCATGACGTACTCGCGGCGATCGGCGCCGCGCCGCGCACCTCGCTCGCCGAGGCGGCGGGCCTCGAGATGACCGACCGCGGACACGGGGGCGGCATCGCGGTCGACGCCTCACTGCGCACATCCGACCCCGACATCTACGCGGCGGGCGACGCGGCGGCCGTCCAGCACCCGCTTCTCGGCACCCGGCTCCGCGTCGAACACTGGGCCAACGCACTCAACAGCGGTCCCGCAGCCGCGCGCGCGATGCTCGGCCAGGAGGTGTCGTACGACCGGATCCCGTACTTCTTCTCAGACCAGTACGACCTGGGCCTCGAGTACTCGGGCTGGGCGCCGCCGGGCGCCTATGACCAGGTACTCATCCGGGGCGATGCGGGCAAGCGGGAGTTCATCGCGTTCTGGATGAAGGACCGCCGGGTGCTGGCCGCGATGAACGTCAATGTGTGGGACGTCACCGACCAGCTCCAGCGGCTGATCCGCTCCGGCGCGCAGCTGGACCCCGAAGCGGTCGCCGACCCTTCGGTCGGCCTGGAGACCCTCGGCAGCTGA
- the dnaG gene encoding DNA primase has product MAGRINDDDVKAVRDAVPIDAVVSEYLQLRNAGGGNLKGLCPFHDEKSPSFQVSPSKGLFHCFGCQEGGDTLAFIMKIDHLSFSEAVERLAGTAGITLRYEEGGYTPNSQRGERIRLVEAHRAAADFYIGQLDSAEAETGRKFLAERGFDQAAATHFSVGYSPAGWDHLTRFLRGKGFSDKELLASGLAQETRGGKPIDRFRGRLMWPIRDISGEVVGFGARKLRDDDNGPKYLNTPETAIYKKSQVLYGIDLAKKEIAKSSRAVVVEGYTDVMACHLAGVTTAVATCGTAFGTDHIKILRRLLMDNGSARVIFTFDGDAAGQKAALRAFEDDQKFAAETYIAIAPDGMDPCDLRLAQGDGSVQDLVEPRTPLFEFALRQIISRYDLETPAGRAAALDEAAPVVARIKNSASQHEVAVQLAGMIGILDTQFVVKRISQLAQWARGRGGGPGPSRGSARGDTAQQRVQAPPAGFSGPALNLRSPAHRTERELLKLALQRPELVSPAFDAYGIDEFTAPPYAAVRLAIMEAGGADQGITDSSAYLTRVREAAPDDVVRAVVTELAVEAIMRRTVDEVYAGEQLVHVRLRAVDRRVMEVQGTLARASTQGDAEQYAAVQNELWTLQQYGRSLRNRGAEAL; this is encoded by the coding sequence GTGGCAGGCAGGATCAACGATGACGATGTGAAGGCGGTCCGGGACGCGGTCCCGATCGACGCCGTCGTTTCCGAGTACCTCCAGCTGCGCAACGCCGGCGGCGGGAATCTGAAGGGCCTCTGTCCCTTCCACGACGAGAAGTCCCCCTCCTTCCAGGTCAGTCCCAGCAAGGGCCTGTTCCACTGCTTCGGCTGCCAGGAGGGCGGGGACACCCTCGCCTTCATCATGAAGATCGACCACCTCTCCTTCAGCGAGGCGGTCGAGCGGCTGGCCGGCACGGCGGGCATCACCCTCCGGTACGAGGAGGGCGGCTACACCCCGAACAGCCAGCGCGGCGAGCGCATCCGGCTGGTCGAGGCACACCGGGCCGCCGCGGATTTCTACATCGGCCAGCTGGACAGCGCAGAGGCCGAGACCGGCCGCAAGTTCCTCGCCGAGCGCGGCTTCGACCAGGCGGCGGCCACCCATTTCAGCGTCGGCTACAGCCCCGCGGGCTGGGACCATCTCACCCGCTTCCTGCGCGGCAAGGGGTTCTCCGACAAGGAGCTGCTCGCATCGGGGCTCGCCCAGGAGACCCGGGGCGGCAAGCCCATCGACCGCTTCAGGGGCCGGCTGATGTGGCCGATCCGGGACATCAGCGGCGAAGTCGTCGGATTCGGTGCGCGCAAGCTGCGCGACGACGACAACGGCCCGAAGTATCTGAACACCCCCGAGACGGCGATCTACAAGAAGTCGCAGGTGCTGTACGGGATCGACCTGGCGAAGAAGGAGATCGCCAAGTCGAGCCGGGCGGTGGTCGTCGAGGGCTACACCGATGTCATGGCCTGTCACCTGGCCGGAGTGACCACCGCGGTCGCCACCTGCGGCACAGCCTTCGGCACCGACCACATCAAGATCCTCCGCCGGCTTCTGATGGACAACGGCAGCGCCCGGGTGATCTTCACCTTCGACGGTGACGCGGCCGGCCAGAAGGCCGCTCTGCGCGCCTTCGAGGACGATCAGAAGTTCGCGGCCGAGACCTACATCGCCATCGCTCCCGACGGTATGGACCCCTGCGATCTGCGGCTCGCCCAGGGCGACGGCTCGGTGCAGGACCTGGTCGAACCGCGCACCCCGCTCTTCGAGTTCGCGCTGCGCCAGATCATCTCCCGCTACGACCTGGAGACCCCGGCCGGCCGGGCCGCGGCGCTCGACGAGGCCGCGCCGGTGGTGGCGAGGATCAAGAACAGCGCCTCGCAGCACGAGGTCGCCGTCCAGCTGGCCGGCATGATCGGCATCCTGGACACCCAGTTCGTGGTCAAACGCATCAGCCAGCTGGCGCAGTGGGCCCGCGGCCGGGGCGGCGGGCCGGGCCCCTCGCGCGGTTCCGCCCGCGGCGACACCGCCCAGCAGCGGGTCCAGGCGCCGCCCGCCGGGTTCAGCGGCCCCGCGCTCAACCTCCGCAGCCCCGCGCACCGCACCGAGCGTGAACTGCTCAAGCTCGCGCTCCAGCGGCCCGAGCTGGTCTCACCGGCCTTCGACGCCTATGGCATCGACGAGTTCACCGCCCCGCCCTACGCGGCCGTACGACTCGCGATCATGGAGGCGGGTGGTGCCGATCAGGGCATCACCGACTCCTCCGCCTATCTCACCCGGGTGCGCGAGGCCGCGCCGGACGACGTGGTCCGCGCCGTGGTGACCGAGCTCGCCGTCGAGGCGATCATGCGTCGCACGGTGGACGAGGTGTACGCGGGCGAGCAGCTGGTCCATGTCCGGCTGCGCGCGGTGGACCGCCGGGTCATGGAGGTCCAGGGCACTCTGGCCCGGGCCTCCACACAGGGCGACGCCGAGCAGTACGCCGCCGTGCAGAACGAACTCTGGACGCTCCAGCAGTACGGCCGCTCGCTGCGCAACCGCGGCGCCGAGGCACTCTGA
- a CDS encoding RNA polymerase sigma factor codes for MSESSEYGRSTGSGPPAPADPLIEYGTEGGPAADVPLPHAPEPAVILEAAPVQTRTLTETEVAPAVPGREPASPAPGTGPAAEGDRPPAEVVTEDPADGPGPPRARAADTAGPTSDLFRQYLREIGRIPLLTAADEVDLARRVEAGLFAEERLAGASDLDSRLAVDLDRLVVMGRMAKRRLIEANLRLVVSVAKRYVGRGLTMLDLVQEGNLGLIRAVEKFDYARGYKFSTYATWWIRQAMSRALADQARTIRVPVHVVELINRVVRVQRRMLQERGYEPTPQEVADQLELTPERVGEVLRLAQEPVSLHTPVGEEDDVALGDLIEDGDAASPVESAAFLLLRQHLEAVLSTLGERERKVVQLRYGLEDGRPRTLEEIGRIFGVTRERIRQIESKTLNKLRDHALADQLRGYLD; via the coding sequence GTGTCTGAGTCCTCGGAGTACGGCCGGTCCACCGGCAGTGGGCCACCGGCTCCCGCGGACCCGCTCATCGAGTACGGGACGGAAGGCGGCCCGGCCGCCGATGTCCCGCTGCCGCACGCCCCCGAACCGGCAGTCATCCTGGAGGCCGCCCCCGTGCAGACCCGGACCCTGACCGAAACCGAAGTGGCCCCGGCAGTCCCCGGACGGGAACCGGCCTCGCCCGCTCCCGGAACCGGGCCCGCCGCCGAGGGGGACCGGCCCCCGGCCGAGGTCGTGACGGAGGACCCGGCGGACGGTCCAGGACCGCCCCGTGCCAGGGCCGCCGACACCGCCGGCCCGACGTCCGACCTCTTCCGTCAGTACCTGCGCGAGATCGGCCGCATCCCCCTGCTCACCGCGGCGGACGAGGTGGACCTGGCCCGCCGTGTGGAAGCCGGTCTCTTCGCCGAGGAACGCCTCGCCGGTGCCAGCGACCTCGACTCCCGGCTCGCCGTCGACCTCGACCGGCTGGTGGTCATGGGCCGGATGGCCAAGCGCCGCCTCATCGAGGCCAACCTGCGCCTGGTCGTCTCGGTGGCCAAGCGCTATGTGGGGCGGGGTCTGACCATGCTCGATCTGGTCCAGGAAGGAAACCTCGGCCTGATCAGGGCGGTTGAGAAATTCGACTACGCCCGCGGCTACAAGTTCTCCACCTACGCGACCTGGTGGATCCGCCAGGCCATGTCCCGGGCCCTGGCGGACCAGGCGCGGACGATACGAGTCCCCGTCCACGTGGTCGAGTTGATCAACCGGGTGGTGAGGGTGCAGCGGCGGATGCTTCAGGAACGCGGCTACGAACCCACCCCGCAGGAAGTCGCGGACCAGCTCGAACTCACCCCCGAGCGGGTCGGCGAGGTCCTGCGGCTCGCCCAGGAGCCGGTCTCCCTCCACACCCCGGTGGGGGAGGAGGACGATGTGGCCCTCGGAGACCTGATAGAGGACGGCGACGCGGCGTCGCCCGTGGAGTCGGCGGCCTTCCTCCTGCTGCGTCAGCATCTGGAGGCGGTGCTGTCCACGCTGGGCGAACGGGAGCGGAAGGTCGTCCAGCTGCGGTACGGGCTGGAGGACGGCAGACCGCGGACGCTGGAGGAGATCGGCCGGATCTTCGGCGTGACGAGGGAGCGGATCCGTCAGATCGAGTCGAAGACGCTCAACAAGCTGCGCGACCACGCCCTGGCCGACCAGCTGCGCGGCTACCTGGACTGA
- a CDS encoding ABC transporter ATP-binding protein translates to MAGPGGRMMAGPVQKSTDFKGSGKRLLRMLAHDRPAMFTMLTAVIGSVALSVVGPKILGRATDLVFSGIVGRQLPKGITKAQALQGLRDRGQGGMADMLGGISFTPGQGIDFTEVGKVLLLALAAFVCAGLLMLVATRMVARIVNQTVYRMREDIQGKLSTLPLSYYDKQKRGEVLSRTTNDVDNIGQTMQQTMGQLINSLLTIIGVLVMMFWISWILALVALVTVPLSVVVATRVGKRSQPQFVQQWKVTGKLNAHIEEMYTGHALVKVFGRQDESAEAFREQNDALYDASFKAQFNSGIMQPLMMFVSNINYVLVAVVGGLRVATGSLSIGDVQAFIQYSRQFSMPLTQVASMANLVQSGVASAERIFELLDAEEQAPDSVSAGRPDDLRGSISLEKVSFRYEPDKPLIDDLSLSVEPGHTVAIVGPTGAGKTTLVNLLMRFYEVTDGRIMLDGADIAKMSREELRSGIGMVLQDTWLFGGTIADNIAYGASRQVTREEVEEAARAAHADRFIRTLPDGYDTVIDDEGTGVSAGEKQLITIARAFLSDPVILVLDEATSSVDTRTEVLIQKAMARLAHGRTSFVIAHRLSTIRDADVILVMESGAIVEQGSHDELLAADGAYARLYAAQFAQAVVEVE, encoded by the coding sequence ATGGCGGGTCCTGGTGGACGCATGATGGCAGGGCCCGTCCAGAAGTCCACGGACTTCAAGGGGTCGGGCAAACGGCTGCTGCGGATGCTCGCGCATGACCGCCCGGCCATGTTCACGATGCTGACCGCGGTCATAGGCAGCGTCGCGCTCTCGGTGGTCGGGCCTAAGATCCTGGGCCGGGCGACCGACCTGGTCTTCTCCGGGATCGTCGGCCGGCAGTTGCCGAAGGGCATCACCAAGGCGCAGGCGCTCCAGGGGCTGCGCGACCGCGGCCAGGGCGGGATGGCCGACATGCTCGGCGGCATCAGCTTCACGCCGGGCCAGGGCATCGACTTCACCGAGGTCGGCAAGGTCCTGCTCCTCGCGCTCGCGGCCTTCGTGTGTGCGGGACTGCTGATGCTGGTGGCCACCCGGATGGTGGCGCGGATCGTCAACCAGACCGTGTACCGGATGCGCGAGGACATCCAGGGGAAGCTGTCGACGCTGCCGCTGTCGTACTACGACAAGCAGAAGCGCGGCGAGGTGCTGAGCCGCACCACGAACGACGTCGACAACATCGGCCAGACCATGCAGCAGACGATGGGCCAGCTCATCAACTCGCTGCTGACCATCATCGGTGTGCTGGTGATGATGTTCTGGATCTCCTGGATCCTCGCCCTGGTCGCGCTGGTGACGGTGCCGCTGTCGGTCGTGGTCGCGACGCGGGTCGGCAAGCGGTCACAGCCGCAGTTCGTGCAGCAGTGGAAGGTGACGGGCAAGCTCAACGCCCACATCGAGGAGATGTACACCGGTCACGCCCTCGTGAAGGTCTTCGGACGGCAGGACGAGTCGGCCGAGGCCTTCCGCGAGCAGAACGACGCCCTGTACGACGCGAGCTTCAAGGCGCAGTTCAACAGCGGGATCATGCAGCCGCTGATGATGTTCGTCTCGAACATCAACTACGTGCTGGTGGCGGTCGTCGGCGGTCTGCGGGTCGCCACCGGCTCCCTGTCGATCGGTGACGTGCAGGCCTTCATCCAGTACTCGCGGCAGTTCTCGATGCCGCTGACCCAGGTCGCCTCGATGGCGAACCTGGTGCAGTCCGGTGTCGCGTCCGCCGAGCGGATCTTCGAACTGCTCGACGCCGAGGAGCAGGCGCCGGACTCCGTGTCCGCAGGCCGGCCCGACGATCTGCGCGGCAGCATCTCGCTGGAGAAGGTCTCCTTCCGCTACGAGCCGGACAAGCCGCTGATCGACGATCTTTCGCTGTCGGTCGAGCCGGGCCACACGGTGGCGATCGTCGGTCCGACCGGCGCGGGCAAGACGACTCTGGTGAATCTGCTGATGCGGTTCTACGAGGTGACCGACGGCCGGATCATGCTCGACGGCGCCGACATCGCGAAGATGTCACGCGAGGAACTGCGTTCGGGTATCGGCATGGTGCTCCAGGACACCTGGCTGTTCGGCGGCACCATCGCGGACAACATCGCGTACGGGGCCTCCCGCCAGGTGACCCGCGAGGAGGTCGAGGAAGCCGCCAGGGCTGCCCATGCCGACCGCTTCATCCGCACCCTGCCGGACGGGTACGACACGGTGATCGACGACGAGGGCACGGGGGTGAGCGCGGGCGAGAAGCAGCTGATCACGATCGCGCGGGCCTTCCTGTCCGACCCGGTGATCCTGGTGCTCGACGAGGCGACCAGCTCGGTCGACACCCGTACCGAGGTGCTGATCCAGAAGGCGATGGCGCGGCTGGCGCACGGACGCACCAGTTTCGTCATCGCGCACCGGCTGTCCACGATCCGTGACGCCGACGTGATTCTGGTGATGGAGAGCGGGGCCATCGTCGAGCAGGGCTCGCACGACGAACTGCTGGCCGCGGACGGCGCGTACGCGCGCCTGTACGCCGCACAGTTCGCGCAGGCCGTGGTGGAGGTCGAATGA
- a CDS encoding ABC transporter ATP-binding protein — MLIKILRTYLRPYKKPMALLVLLQLFQTCATLYLPTLNADIIDNGVVKGDSGYILGFGGLMIAISLVQVGCNIGAVYFGARTAAAVGRDIRAGVFDRVQSFSAREVGHFGAPSLITRTTNDVQQVQMLTLMAFTLMASAPIMCVGAIVLALGQDVPLSLVLIAVVPVMLVLVSLIIRRMRPLFRKMQVRLDTVNRVLREQITGNRVIRAFVKDDYEKGRFEGANTELTEVSLGTARLMALMFPTVMTVVNISSIAVVWFGAHRIDSGAMQIGALTAFLAYLMQIVMSVMMATFMFMMVPRAEVCAERIQEVLTTDSSVVPPLQPVRELARHGHLEIRGAGFKYPGAEASVLREVALQALPGETTAVIGSTGSGKSTLLGLVPRLFDATGGEVLVDGTDVRKIDPVLLASTVSLVPQKPYLFSGTVATNLRYGNPDATDDDLWHALEVAQARDFVAQLDGGLNAPISQGGTNVSGGQRQRLAIARTLVQRPEIYLFDDSFSALDYATDAALRAALRQETSEATVVIVAQRVSTIRDADRIVVMDEGRVVGTGRHHELMAGNETYREIVLSQLTEAEAA; from the coding sequence GTGCTCATAAAAATTCTGCGGACCTACCTGCGTCCGTACAAGAAACCGATGGCCCTGCTGGTGCTGCTACAGCTGTTCCAGACCTGCGCCACTCTCTACCTGCCCACCCTCAACGCGGACATCATCGACAACGGTGTCGTCAAGGGAGACTCGGGTTACATCCTGGGCTTCGGCGGCCTCATGATCGCCATCAGTCTCGTTCAGGTCGGCTGCAACATCGGGGCCGTCTACTTCGGTGCCCGGACCGCTGCCGCGGTCGGCAGGGACATCCGTGCCGGGGTCTTCGACCGGGTGCAGTCCTTCTCGGCCCGTGAGGTCGGGCACTTCGGTGCGCCGTCCCTCATCACCCGTACCACCAACGACGTCCAGCAGGTCCAGATGCTGACGCTGATGGCGTTCACTCTGATGGCCTCCGCGCCGATCATGTGTGTCGGCGCCATCGTCCTGGCGCTCGGTCAGGACGTGCCGCTCTCTCTCGTGCTGATCGCGGTCGTCCCGGTGATGCTCGTCCTGGTCTCGCTGATCATCCGGCGGATGCGTCCGCTGTTCCGGAAGATGCAGGTGCGGCTCGACACGGTGAACCGGGTGCTGCGCGAGCAGATCACCGGCAACCGGGTCATCCGCGCCTTCGTGAAGGACGACTACGAGAAGGGCCGCTTCGAGGGGGCCAACACCGAGCTGACCGAGGTCTCGCTGGGGACAGCGCGGCTGATGGCGCTGATGTTCCCCACTGTGATGACCGTGGTCAACATCTCGTCGATCGCGGTGGTCTGGTTCGGCGCGCACCGCATCGACAGCGGTGCGATGCAGATCGGCGCGCTCACCGCGTTCCTCGCCTATCTGATGCAGATCGTGATGTCGGTGATGATGGCCACCTTCATGTTCATGATGGTGCCGCGCGCCGAGGTGTGTGCCGAGCGCATCCAGGAGGTGCTCACCACCGATTCCAGCGTGGTACCGCCGCTGCAGCCGGTACGGGAACTGGCCAGGCACGGCCATCTTGAGATCCGCGGCGCCGGGTTCAAGTACCCGGGCGCCGAGGCCTCCGTACTCAGGGAGGTCGCGCTGCAGGCACTGCCCGGTGAGACCACCGCGGTCATCGGGTCGACCGGCAGCGGCAAGTCGACGCTGCTCGGCCTGGTGCCGCGGCTGTTCGACGCCACCGGCGGGGAAGTGCTGGTGGACGGCACCGATGTGCGGAAGATCGACCCGGTGCTGCTGGCCAGCACCGTGTCGCTGGTCCCGCAGAAGCCGTATCTCTTCTCCGGCACCGTCGCGACGAACCTGCGCTACGGGAACCCCGACGCCACCGACGACGACCTGTGGCACGCGCTGGAGGTCGCGCAGGCCAGGGACTTCGTCGCGCAGCTCGATGGCGGGCTGAACGCCCCGATCTCGCAGGGCGGGACCAATGTCTCCGGCGGGCAGCGGCAGCGTCTGGCGATCGCCAGAACACTGGTGCAGCGCCCGGAGATCTATCTCTTCGACGACTCCTTCTCGGCGCTGGACTACGCGACCGACGCGGCGCTGCGTGCCGCGCTGCGCCAGGAGACGTCCGAAGCGACGGTGGTGATAGTCGCCCAGCGCGTCTCCACCATCCGTGACGCCGACCGGATCGTCGTCATGGACGAGGGCCGGGTCGTCGGTACGGGGCGCCATCACGAGTTGATGGCCGGCAATGAGACATACCGGGAGATCGTGCTCTCCCAGCTCACCGAGGCGGAGGCGGCCTGA
- a CDS encoding FGGY family carbohydrate kinase, giving the protein MGIVAGLDSSSAFTRIVVCDTDTGAVLRQGYAPHPVEAKSHEVDPQVWLLSLGEAAAGGLLEGVQAIGVSAQQHGLVPLDRQGNLVGPALVGNDKRAQVAAADLIDALGSRSAWAEAVGSVPQASQPVAKLRWLAKHEPDAAARITALLQPHDWLVWQLLGRPARRTTDRGAASGTGYWSAATGSYRPDLVELALGHQAAVPEVLGPSDAAGTTPEGLLISAGTGETMAAAFGLGVSTGDVVVSLGASGSVMGVHHEALTDPTGMITSFADATGMHLPVVHTLNAVRALRGTAELLGVDDLGALSALALTSTPGASGLVLLPYLEGERTPQLPHTAGTLSGLRRESMKREHLARAAFEGMLCSLADAMDVLRDRGVEVRRVFLLGAAAELPAVQAAAPAIFGAQVVVPQPADYAAVGAARQAAWALGVSEGTLGPQAPPAWQGAAAQILEPGDDLPVGQAVRKQYSAIRDQIHPGAFGSSS; this is encoded by the coding sequence ATGGGGATAGTCGCCGGTCTTGACAGCTCGTCCGCGTTCACCCGCATCGTCGTCTGCGACACGGACACGGGCGCCGTGCTGCGCCAGGGGTACGCGCCGCACCCGGTCGAGGCGAAGTCGCACGAGGTCGATCCGCAGGTGTGGCTGCTCTCGCTCGGCGAGGCGGCCGCCGGCGGCCTGCTCGAAGGCGTCCAGGCCATCGGTGTGTCGGCACAGCAGCACGGTCTGGTCCCACTGGACCGGCAGGGCAATCTGGTCGGCCCCGCGCTGGTCGGCAACGACAAGCGGGCTCAGGTGGCCGCCGCTGATCTGATCGACGCGCTCGGCAGCCGTTCGGCCTGGGCGGAGGCAGTGGGATCGGTACCGCAAGCCTCGCAGCCGGTGGCCAAGCTGCGCTGGCTCGCCAAGCACGAACCCGATGCGGCCGCCAGGATCACCGCACTGCTGCAGCCGCACGACTGGCTGGTGTGGCAGCTGCTGGGGCGGCCGGCACGGCGGACCACCGACCGGGGCGCGGCCTCCGGGACCGGCTACTGGTCGGCGGCGACCGGCTCCTACCGTCCCGATCTGGTGGAGCTCGCGCTGGGACACCAGGCGGCGGTACCGGAAGTGCTGGGACCGTCCGACGCCGCGGGGACCACCCCCGAGGGGCTGCTGATCTCCGCGGGTACCGGCGAGACCATGGCAGCGGCGTTCGGACTCGGCGTATCGACCGGAGACGTGGTCGTGTCGCTCGGGGCTTCCGGCTCGGTGATGGGCGTGCATCACGAGGCGCTGACCGATCCGACCGGGATGATCACATCCTTCGCCGACGCGACCGGGATGCATCTTCCGGTCGTCCATACACTCAACGCCGTCCGGGCGTTGCGCGGCACCGCCGAACTGCTCGGCGTCGACGACCTCGGCGCGCTGTCCGCGCTTGCGCTGACCTCCACCCCCGGCGCCTCCGGGCTCGTGCTCCTTCCGTATCTGGAGGGCGAGCGCACCCCCCAGCTGCCGCACACCGCCGGCACCCTGTCCGGACTGCGGCGCGAGTCGATGAAGCGGGAGCATCTGGCGCGGGCGGCCTTCGAGGGCATGCTCTGCTCGCTGGCGGACGCGATGGACGTGCTGAGGGACCGCGGGGTCGAGGTGCGCCGGGTGTTCCTGCTCGGCGCGGCCGCCGAACTGCCCGCCGTGCAGGCCGCGGCGCCGGCGATCTTCGGCGCACAGGTCGTCGTCCCGCAGCCGGCGGACTACGCGGCGGTCGGCGCCGCCCGGCAGGCGGCGTGGGCACTCGGTGTGTCCGAGGGCACACTCGGCCCGCAGGCTCCGCCGGCCTGGCAGGGGGCGGCCGCACAGATACTCGAACCGGGCGACGATCTCCCCGTCGGGCAGGCGGTACGCAAGCAGTACAGCGCGATCCGCGACCAGATCCACCCCGGAGCCTTCGGCTCCTCTTCCTGA